The following are from one region of the Rhea pennata isolate bPtePen1 chromosome 28, bPtePen1.pri, whole genome shotgun sequence genome:
- the CKAP2L gene encoding cytoskeleton-associated protein 2-like — protein MSTFCAVFLLPRKIKRINVASQFLDSFPVSKSFSPYLKDRTNHLNPALKLLSKSEHVAGNKKDVLANVAKAAHKDDKLGIKTTQHTGHNLQHKSSNSTQRALVVPSEQFRKSTKLPLGPIPSTSHSAQPRRTLPTSTSCHLNAEGTEEAAKECVTAVVLTGSDLLPGAPRSVNKSLQERLVCNKENFPGQALSDPVLNSVFEPDGNSHSNRRVLAHRQTSGAVSRTIQGPKDRINSYRKREELIQDQLRKPLPGSKNASQKPTSKTQALQPPPLLTVSRTRLHKKPGTKHESINVARQPVGKPLGTLPMGSFKHHSRAPQLKRSPVKPLASSRLQTTAKLGSTKRSSLRLAHAVRWQRTTVKGEAGRKDVKVVPQGRTAASRVTSPPNQARSTHGSKTQATESEFKTRREGLKPELPKTSGVQAKRVPKTPAAEDRKKQLEQWLASKGKSYKRPPMTLPRKKPVKEKLAFRNNVQEEKEEKLEQFCLDRIDSILTDCLKLVEEGVPSEELFEMLSHVPHAEKFAKFWICKAKLLARSGPFDATGLYKEAVCAGAVPLQELREVVLDILKTTDRTSEGQKAEQPALWEHTTPGPSERQHVVATPCLTGKSLTSLPVSSIKLQVVSIPRRKEWPEGREVKFLTPVRRSLRIERAGSRYPDMLKDHDTVVSSLDEILAGEEESELFFWKNKALPEVSEMEILAL, from the exons ATGTCAaccttttgtgctgtttttctaTTGCCAcgcaaaataaaaagaattaatgttGCATCACAGTTTCTTGACAGTTTTCCGGTTTCAAAAAGCTTCTC ACCCTATTTAAAGGACCGGACTAATCACCTGAATCCAGCCTTAAAACTACTTTCTAAATCAGAGCAT GTTGCCGGGAACAAGAAGGATGTTCTTGCGAACGTGGCGAAGGCTGCTCACAAGGATGACAAGCTTGGCATCAAAACCACACAGCACACCGGCCACAATCTTCAGCACAAGTCCTCAAACTCAACCCAGAGAGCACTGGTGGTACCTTCGGAGCAGTTTCGGAAGAGCACAAAGCTGCCTCTGGGGCCCATACCCAGCACAAGCCACTCTGCACAGCCCAGAAGGACGCTGCCAACTTCTACCTCCTGTCACCTAAATGCAGAAGGGACTGAGGAAGCTGCGAAGGAGTGTGTCACTGCTGTTGTTCTGACTGGGAGTGACCTCCTGCCTGGAGCACCTCGCTCAGTAAATAAGAGCCTGCAAGAAAGGCTGGTCTGCAACAAAGAAAACTTCCCAGGGCAAGCCCTTTCAGACCCTGTGCTGAACAGTGTGTTTGAGCCTGATGGAAACAGTCACAGCAACAGGAGAGTCTTGGCTCATAGGCAAACCTCTGGTGCGGTATCCAGGACCATCCAGGGCCCAAAAGACAGAATTAACAGCTATCGGAAGAGGGAGGAGCTGATTCAGGATCAGCTCAGGAAACCCCTGCCAGGCTCAAAGAATGCATCTCAAAAACCAACCAGCAAGACTCAGGCATTGCAACCCCCTCCGTTACTTACTGTCTCTAGGACTCGGCTACATAAAAAACCAGGAACAAAACATGAGAGTATTAATGTGGCAAGGCAGCCCGTAGGAAAGCCGCTTGGCACACTTCCGATGGGAAGCTTTAAGCACCACAGTAGAGCTCCGCAACTGAAAAGATCTCCTGTAAAGCCTTTGGCCTCCAGCAGGCTCCAGACGACTGCAAAACTGGGGTCCACAAAGAGATCCAGCCTGAGACTGGCTCACGCTGTGCGGTGGCAAAGGACCACAGTTAAAGGGGAGGCAGGTAGGAAGGATGTGAAGGTGGTGCCTCAGGGGCGCACAGCAGCATCTCGAGTGACAAGCCCCCCAAACCAGGCTCGCAGCACACATGGCTCCAAAACTCAGGCAACTGAGAGTGAATTTAAGACTAGGAGAGAAGGACTTAAACCCGAGCTGCCAAAGACAAGTGGAGTGCAGGCGAAGCGTGTTCCCAAGACCCCAGCGGCCGAGGATCGTAA GAAACAACTGGAGCAGTGGTTGGCATCCAAAGGGAAGTCGTACAAACGGCCACCTATGACGTTGCCTCGGAAAAAGCCGGTGAAAGAGAAGCTAGCCTTCAGAAACAATGtccaggaggagaaagaggagaaactaGAGCAGTTCTGCTTGGACAGGATTGATAGCATCTTAACTGACTGCCTGAAGCTCGTTGAGGAG GGTGTCCCCTCAGAGGAGCTCTTTGAGATGCTGTCCCATGTTCCCCACGCAGAGAAGTTTGCCAAGTTCTGGATCTGCAAAGCAAAGCTGCTGGCCCGGAGCGGCCCTTTTGATGCCACAGGGTTGTACAAAGAAGCAGTGTGTGCCGGTGCTGTG CCGCTCCAGGAGCTCAGAGAAGTTGTCCTTGATATTTTGAAGACCACAGACAGAACATCAGAAG GGCAAAAGGCTGAGCAGCCTGCACTTTGGGAGCACACAACGCCCGGCCCAAGCGAGAGGCAGCACGTGGTAGCGACTCCCTGCCTGACGGGAAAGAGCCTGACCAGCCTGCCTGTCTCTTCAATCAAGTTACAAGTTGTGTCCATACCCAG ACGAAAGGAGTGGCCAGAAGGCCGAGAGGTGAAATTCTTGACGCCTGTGCGGCGTTCGCTGCGGATAGAGCGGGCTGGGAGCCGCTACCCAGACATGCTGAAGGACCACGACACTGTGGTGTCATCCCTCGATGAAATCCtggctggggaagaggagagcgagctctttttctggaaaaacaagGCCTTGCCAGAGGTGTCAGAGATGGAGATTTTGGCCTTATAG
- the LOC134151939 gene encoding interleukin-1 beta-like produces MAFVPDLDMLENSSLNEETFYGLDYPCVQKKPRLSSELKLSSQSPSKVDIQVTLTEGHPTKTFRQAAVLMVAMTKLLKRPSHHDFADSDLGSFLDAVFEPIPFQRCDSSYSGAPVYRYTRSQSFDILDINHKSFVLESPTQLVALHLQGPSAGRKVKLNIALYRPKSSPGNGGAMQMPVALGIKGYKLYMSCVMSGAEPTLQLEEADVTRDIDSFELTRFIFYRLDSPAEGTTRFESAAFPGWFVCTSLQPKQPVSITNQPDEVNITTYRLTRH; encoded by the exons ATGGCGTTTGTCCCGGATTTAGACATGCTGGAGAACAGCAG CCTGAACGAGGAGACCTTTTACGGACTTGACTACCCATGCGTGCAGAAG AAGCCTCGCCTGAGCTCAGAGCTGAAATTGTCCAGCCAGAGCCCATCGAAGGTGGACATCCAGGTGACACTCACAGAGGGACACCCAACCAAGACCTTCCGCCAGGCCGCTGTCCTCATGGTGGCCATGACCAAACTCTTGAAACGGCCGTCGCACCACGACTTCGCCGACAGCGACCTCGGGAGCTTCCTGGATGCCGTTTTTG AGCCCATCCCCTTCCAGCGGTGTGACAGCAGCTACTCAGGGGCCCCCGTGTACCGCTACACCCGCTCGCAGTCCTTTGACATCCTCGACATCAACCACAAGAGCTTCGTGCTGGAGTCGCCTACCCAGCTCGTGGCCCTGCACCTGCAGGGCCCCTCCGCTGGCCGGAAAG TGAAGCTCAACATCGCTCTGTACCGCCCCAAGAGCTCGCCGGGCAATGGTGGGGCCATGCAGATGCCCGTGGCACTAGGCATCAAGGGGTACAAACTCTACATGTCATGTGTGATGAGCGGTGCCGAGCCCAcactgcagctggag gaggctgaCGTCACCAGGGACATCGACAGCTTCGAGCTGACCCGCTTCATCTTCTACCGCCTGGACAGCCCGGCGGAGGGCACCACACGTTTCGAGTCGGCTGCCTTCCCCGGCTGGTTTGTCTGCACCTCGCTGCAGCCCAAGCAGCCCGTGAGCATCACCAACCAGCCCGACGAGGTGAACATCACCACGTACCGGCTGACCAGGCACTGA